The region TCATTCAATGTCATTGATGAAAGGCCTGAAACCATTCGTCAAACAATTGCCTACCATAGAGAACTAGAAAGGATTTTTGGAGTGAAGAAAGTTGAGCCAGCCATCTTCTTTATAGGGCTACAACCTCATACTCATCTTGAACAATATGGCTTTGACAAAGGTCTTCTCAAACCAGGCTACAACCCTATGAGCATGATGCCATGGACAGCTCGAAAGCTTTTGTGGAATCCAGAACCAATGGGCAAAACATTCGGGAGAATATGTTTAGAAGCATTTGACTCTTGTCCAAATGACTTTGGGCGTACAGTTATGAACTTATTGGAAAGAGATTATGGAGTTGCACCTTTAGCAGAAGCATTGCGCGCTCCATTAGAAGGACGTTCAGCTATAGCAAAAGCAGTTCGATAACAAAAGAGAGTCAACGCAAGACATACAATTCCTATAAGGCCTCCAATTGGGTTAGGAGTAACTGAACCTGGACCTACAATCCAAGTAGGTGTAGTCGGAAGAATTTCTATCAAGTCAGCATCAATAAGAAACCATAAGCCAACCAAACCTCCATGTAAGCCTATACAACCACTTAATGACCCATTGTCGAGTATCCTTCTTAAAGCAAGAACTAACCCCAATAGAAATAACCCTATCAAAAGACTTATTAATTCAACAAAGGATAAATCAGATTTTATCAGCGCACTCAAATGAGCCAAGCTAAAAATTCCAGCTTGTAAGAAAATACCTTTAGAAGCTCCTACTAATAAGTTAGCTTCACCCCACAACCAACTTCGAAAAACCAATTCTTCTGCAAATCCAACACCTATACCGAGAAACACAGCATTTATGAAATTGGCAATGCTAATTCCACCACCTACCAAATCACCCCAAGAACCTAGGAAAATAGGTGCAAGTATGCAAACCAATAACACTCCAGCCCAACAAAACCCCCTAAAAAATGATCTAACAGAATGCTTACTAGCTAAACCACTCAATCCTAAAGCAAGAGAAGGTTTTCTATAGCGCCATCTAAACTTTACCCAACTTGGGAGTGTAAATAAAAAGAAAGTAAAGGTAAATAATGTACCTACTAAAGAAAGATCATTCTGCTCAATCTTTTCGAAAAGAAATCCTAAAGGTCTTACTATTAACCAACCACAAAAATATAAAAATGGTAAATGCGAAACAGTAGGTATCCAACGTCGACGCTGAAGTAGCCAATTCTTCCAAGAAGCAGCAATTAAATTAATCAGCTTTCTGGTTCTATAGTACTGGTAAGGCCTTTGCCTTTAAGAGATTCAGAATAAAATTCTGCAGGTTCAAGATCACATGTAATAACTAAACCAATTCCAGTATTATGGGTTTCAAGCATAACCGCCATAGCATCTTGCTCACTTAGCTGTGGCACAACCTGCCGCAAGGTAGTAACAACATAATCCATAGTATTTACAGGATCATTATGAAGCAAGACCTTATATCGAGGAGAGGTCTTCCTCACTCGCTCAGTCTGCTTGTCAACAACTGCCGCACCGCCAGGGCCACGGCCTGGATTTCCGACCATATTCAGAATTGCTAATTAAACCAAATGTACGAACAATTTAACCTATAGAACCTAATCAAAATCAAATACTAGTGATCCTTCGCATAGCTTCTTCTACATTTGACCGGCTATTAAAAGCCGAAAGACGGAAATAGCCCTCCCCCGCTACACCAAAACCACTGCCAGGCGTCCCCACTATATTTGCTTTATTAAGTAAATGATCAAAGAATTGCCAAGAATCCATCTCTGTTGGTGCTTCTAACCAAACATAAGGAGCATGTTTGCCTCCATATATCTTGTAACCAGCCAATGTCAGCTGTTTGCGAATAATTTCAGCATTTTTCATATAAAAACTAACCAGCTTATTGGTTTGAGATTGACCTTCTAATGAATAAACCGCTTCTGCCCCTCTTTGAACTATGTAACTAACACCATTGAACTTAGTGCTTTGGCGACGATTCCAAAGTGACCAGAAATCAACTTCTGCCCCATCCAAAGTTTTGCCTTTAAGTGATTTCGGTATAACAGTGAAAGCACATCGCGTTCCTGTAAAACCCGCGTTTTTAGAAAATGAGCGAAATTCAATTGCGCAATCAGTTGCTCCATCAATTTCAAAAATTGAATGCGGCAATAAAGGGTCTTGAATAAATGATTCATAAGCAGCATCAAAAAGAATCAATGCATGATTTTTCTTCGCATACTCAACCCATTTGGTCAATTGAACCTTTGAGGCAACAGCACCAGTAGGATTATTGGGAAAACATAAATAAATCAAATCAACTGGCTCTGATGGCAATTCTGCTTCAAAACCATTCTCTGCATTCAAAGGTATATAAACTAGCCCTTCATAATGTCCTGAAGAGGCTGCTATACCAGTTTGTCCTGCCATAACATTACTATCCACATAAACCGGGTATACGGGATCAGTTACTGCAATCTTGTTACCTGTGCCAAGAATATCGAGAATATTACTGCTATCGCATTTTGAGCCATCAGAAACGAAAATTTCATCAGCCGAGATTTGGCATCCTCTTGATTGAAAATCATTTTTAGCAATTGCCTCACGAAGCCATAAATAGCCTTGCTCTGGCCCATAACCACGAAAACCAGAGGTGCTTCCCATCTCTTCAATTGCTGTTTTCATAGCCTTACAGCATGCTTGAGGCAGTGGCTCAGTAACATCGCCTATACCCAATCGAATAAGACTGGCAGTTGGATTGAGCTCACAAAAAGCATTGACTCGTCTAGAGATCTCGGGGAAGAGATAACCCGCTTTAAGCTTTAGGTAATTACTGTTGACCTGAACCACGAGGAAAAGCTATTTAAACCTTATATATACTGCCTTGGAAAGGTACCTATATGGAAGAAAATTGCATACGATATGACAAGGAAAGCTTTTTAACTTTGACAGCTTCTGTAAGTTCTGGCGCAAAATATAAGCATCTTGGTGAACCAATTCACTTTGAGACATTAGTAGATGTTGATATTCATCAGCCTGGCCAATATATGGGACATGAGCTAGGGGTTGAAGAGAAAAACTGGCATGAGAGTAACGTTCGCTGGGTACTTAGCTATCCAGAAACATATCAAGTTGGTGCAAGCAATCTTGGTCACATCATTTTATATTCCATTTTAAATACAATCCCAGGGCAAATTTGCGATAGAGCATATCTTCCTGGCATTGATTTAGCCCAACGTTTAAGAGAAAAGTCGATACCTTTATTCGCTGTAGAATCAAGATGTGCACTGAAGAACTTTGATATTGTTGGATTCAGCCTTAGTTATGAATTAGGAGCAACCAATATTTTAGAAATGCTTGATTTGGCAGGCATAGATCTCTACTCGAACAAAAGAAAAGATCTTCCTCTCAATGATCCAAGTTCATTGCCTCTTATATTTGCAGGAGGTCCAACAGCAACGAGTAATCCTGAACCTTATGCAAATTTTTTCGACTTTTTTGCTCTTGGAGATGGAGAGGAACTACTTCCTGAAATTGGTCTAATAATTGCACAATCAAAAAAGTTAGGAGTTAAACGTTCGCAAGCACTTCTCAATCTTGCCGAAATTCCAGGTGTATATGTTCCTTCCCTATATCAACAATCAAAAGATTGTGCATCAATAAAACCATCACATACCTCTGCACCTAAAAGAATTATTAGGCGAGTAGCGCAACCTATTCCGTATTATTCAATGGGATTAGTATCAAATGTTGAAACAGTTCACGATCGACTAACCATTGAGATCAGAAGAGGCTGTACTCGAGGTTGTCGTTTTTGTCAGCCAGGTATGTTGACAAGACCCGCTAGAGATGTGGAGCCTAAAGAAGTCATCGAAGCTGTTGAAAATGGGATGAAGAAAACAGGTTATAGCGATTTTTCTTTGCTTTCTCTTAGCTGTAGTGACTATTTATCACTACCAGAAGTCGGTGTTGAGCTTAGAAACAGACTTGGAGAAAAAAATATTACCTTACAATTACCAAGTCAACGCGTCGATAGATTTGATGACAATATTGCTCATATTCTTGGGGGGAGTCGTCAAGCAGGGCTTACATTTGCTCCAGAGGCTGGAACTCAAAGACTGCGAAACATTATCAATAAAGGGTTAACAAACGATGAGCTGCTCAATGGAATACGTAAGGCAATGGAACATCAATATAAAAAAGTTAAGCTTTATTTTATGATAGGACTACCAGGCGAGCTAGATGAAGACATCCAAGGAATTGCTCAGACTTGTAAATGGCTTCAAGAACAATGCCAAGATATAGGCAGATTGAAATTAAATATAACTATTAGTAATTTCACGCCCAAACCTCATACACCATTTCAATGGCACAGTGTTGCAACTACTGAGTTATTAAGGCGACAACAAATTCTAAAAGATGCTATTTCCGATTTCAAAATCAGGAATATCAAAGTTAATTTTACTGATGTAAGGATTTCAGCAATAGAAGACTTTCTGGGTCGAGGGGATAGGAGATTAGGATCTGTCATTGAATCCGCTTGGCGAAGTGGAGCTGGAATGGATGCTTGGTTTGAATCCCAAGATCGTGCATATAACGCATGGACTACTGCAATTTCAAAAGCAGGCTTTGCTAATGAGCTTAGAAAGTTAGAAATGGGTAATTGGGGCAATGTAAAAACTTTGGATGAAAAAAATGATCTCATTAATTTCTGCGCCCAACCCCTCCCATGGGATCACATAGATACAGGCATAGACAAAGATTGGTTAATCAAAGATCTTCAACAAGCTCTTAATGCAACCGTTGTTCCTGACTGTTCATTTTATAAATGCAGTAGCTGTGGCGTATGTGGCCCTGAGTTAGGTCACAATAAAGTCATAACACCTACATCTATACCTCCTATACAAGACTCTAAACTTCCACAAACACAGAAAGCCTGTCGAATAAGAATTCAATTTGAAAAAGCCAAGCCAATGCATCTCATTAGTCACCTTGATCTAATTCGTTTGTTAGAGAGAGCATTACGAAGAAGTAACTTGCCTATTAGCTATACAGGAGGGTTTCATCCGCTCCCTCGTTTGCAAGTTGCACTTGCATTGCCTCTTGGCATTGAAGGATTAGGAGAATGGATGGACATGGATTTCTTCGAAGACATTAATGCCACATCTATGAAGGATGAACTCCAAAAATATTTACCTAAAGGAATCAAGTTAATTCAAGCCCAAGCAATCCCAGTGAGTAAAACAAGCCTTTCTCAAGAACTAGTTCAAGCAAACTGGAGCTTTAAGCTAGAGAACAGCTCTAAGCAAAAACCAGAATCAAAAAAGTGGGTCGACACAATCCAAACAATTTTAAATTCAAAAGAATTAATATGGATAGATAAAGATAAAAAAGGTCGAAAACGAGAAAGGGATTTTCGTCCTGAATTAAAAAGTTTATTTATCACAAAATTCCAATCTGATAAATCAAATTCCAAGCAAATAATCTCAATAGAATTGAAGTCTTTGATCAGCCCAATAGGGAAAAGCATCAAGCCGATTCATGTAAAGCATTGGCTTGAAAAGGCTACTGAAAAGGAATTGAAGATTACAGACATCCAAAGAAATGAGCTGGTCTTAAAAAAGTGCTAAAGTAAATATGGTTAGTAGAAAGGCTCAGCAGAGCTCACTTAACCTGAGTTTTTGAAGAAAGTCCTGTCTAAATTAGACAAATCTGGCACGCCATATCCGGATTTCCAACATCAACCTTCAATCAGAACTAATCCGAATTGACTATCTCTTTCAAAAACTGAGTACAAAAAGTTTATCTAACTAACAGCAGTTTTACTGCAAATTAATTTTAATTCTGAGCTAAAGAGCTCTCATTTCTTTATATGCCTCAAAAAATTATCATCGCAGAGCAAGAGCGAATAGCTGCCTTGCTTACCGATGGAAGAGTAGACAAATTAATTGTCGCCCAGTGTCATTATCAAATTGGAGATATTTATCTTGGTATAATCGAAAATGTAAAGCCTGGAATAGATGCAGCCTTTGTAAATATCGGTCCAAGTGAAAAGAATGGGTTTTTAAATGTAAATGATCTAGGCCCTTTAAGATCAAAGCAAACTGCAGCAAGTATTAATGAATTACTCAGACCTAGTCAACCAGTATTAGTTCAAGTACTAAAAGAACCTACTGGAAATAAAGGTCCACGTTTGACAGGTAATATTTCTTTGCCAGGACGATACCTAGTTCTACAGCCAACTGGGCAAGGAGTAAATGTATCTCGTCAAATAAATACTGAAACTGAGCGCAATAGATTAAAAGCTTTAGGGGTATTAATTAAGCCTCCAGGAACAGGCCTTACAGTTCGTTCAGAAGCTGCGGAAGTCACGGAAGAATTAATAATCGATGATCTTGAAAATCTTCTTAAGAAATGGGAGTTAATACAACAAACAAGAGACCGTGCAAATCCGCCTTCTCTTCTAAGTCGTGATGAGGATTTCATCCACCGTGTTCTTCGAGACAACACAAATTCTGATCTTTCTGAAGTTATTGTTGAAACAACAGAAGCTAGTGATAAGGCTAAAAGATTTCTTACACCAAGCAATAAAAATGTAACTGTAGAATGTTTAAGTGAGAGCGTTAATTTACTACAGCATTATCAAATTGATATAGCAATATTAAATGCTCTTAAGCCTAGAGTAGATTTACCTTCTGGTGGATATATAATAATTGAACCAACAGAAGCATTAACGGTAATTGATGTTAATTCAGGGTCATTTGCTTCAGCCAATTCAAGTGAAACTGTTCTCTGGACAAACTGTGAAGCTGCAATAGAAATAGCAAGACAATTAAAACTAAGAAATATAGGTGGAATTATTATTGTTGATTTTATTGACATGGATTCACGTAGAGATCAGTTGCAACTCTTAGAATATTTCACATCTGCTATAAAGGATGATTCTTCCCGCCCAAAAATCTCACAATTAACTGAACTAGGTTTAGTAGAGTTAACTAGAAAAAGGCAAGGTCAAAATATTTATGAACTATTTAGCAAAGAGTGTTCAGCGTGTTCTGGTTTAGGTCACATTTCAAATATACCTCAAAAGAATCAAATACAACCCTCTGCTTTAAATCTAGGGTTGGTTGAATCTACACCCGTACTTCAAAATGAAGTGAAGTTAAATAATAATAATAAATCCAAAAATAATGACCAAAATGAACTATCAGATTCAATAAATTTATCGAAAAATGTGAATCGGGATAATAATTTAGACCAACCAATTATTAAGCAAGAGCAAATTGAAATAAAAATGAATGAAGATGAAGAGTATGTGTTTAGCTCGCTTGGCCTGAATCCAACATTAATGTTAGACAATCAAACCAATCACGAAAACCTTTCAATTCAAATAATAAAAGCTGAGAGTCATAAAAAAATAACAACTAATAAAACGGAAGAAAAACAAAGCTCTTCAGAAATCAAAAAAGAAAAAGGAAATTCAAGAGTATTTTCTAGTCTAGAAGAGGATGAGGAGTCAATCTTGGATGATTCCAACAAAGATAATGAACTTGTGTCAGATTCTTCCAAACAAGACGAAATAAACAATCAAATAGAAACTTCCGTTGAATTAATAAACTCACAAAGCACCTCGATAGATCCAGAATCCTCAGAACAAGACCTGGAAGAAACTAGACGCCGTAGGCGTCGTTCTTCTGCTGCAAATTAAGCCTTGAAAGCTTATACCGCAGCAGGTCTAGATGAAGTGGGACGAGGGGCTCTATTTGGGCCAGTATTTGCAGGAGCAGTAATTTTAGATAACCAAGCAGAAGATCAATTAATTGATGCTGGGCTTAAAGACAGCAAAAAATTATCCGCGCTAAAAAGATCGAATTTAGTACCTCTAATAAAAAAAATTTCACACTGCTGGGCTATTGGGCAATCATCCGCAAGGGAAATAGATCTACTAGGCATTCGTAATGCGACAGAAAAAGCAATGATCAGAGCAGTTCACCGTTTAGAAAAACAACCAGATGTTCTCTTGATTGATGGCTGTTTAAATTTAAGACTTTGGCATGGAGAACAAAAAACTGTCATCAAAGGAGAAGATCTCTATCCATCAATTGCAGCAGCAAGTGTCTTAGCAAAAGTAGCTAGAGATGATCTCATAAAACGAATGGCTGAAAAATATCCCCAATATGGTCTTGAAAAGCATGTTGGCTATGGAACAGCGCTACATCGTGCCGCTATAAGCAAATTTGGCAAAACTAAACTTCATAGAAAAACATTTCTTTCAAAGATCCAATAAATTACGGTTCAAAAACTATTCATTCTTCACTACACCAACTCGAAAAATCTTGAATCAATTGTTGACCTACACGAGCCTTTATACCTAGCAAAATACCATTCAAAATAGAATGTCCTGTTGATTCAAGTATTTTTGGTGGGATCAATCGCAACAACGGAGGTTGACTTACACTAACTCCAAGGAAAGCCTCTCCAACCAAGCCTGTATCCGTTGCGATGAGAGTTGCATCAAGCATTAATTCAAAATCATCCACTATTCCTAAGCCATCAAGCTCACTATCAGTAGCATGCATATGTAATTTTCTACCTTCACTATTTACAACAGCTATTGAAACCACTGGATTTACCTCTAATTGAAAAACTTTAAAACTAGTAACGGTATATCGAAAATTACCTTTGCCTAAAGAAACAAGCTTTTTGGGATCAAGCATTGCTCCAACAACTCTTTCCTGTTGTAAGAGATAATCAGGAAGTCGCTGAATATGCGTTTTGACAGGTAAATCAATTTTCTGTCTAGCATTGAAAGCCAGAGACATGATTGGCAGCTGACGCGACATGATCCTATCGACACTTGCCCTCTTTTTTAACTAATGCCAACTCAAGTCGCCTATCTCGGACCTAAAGGGACCTATGCCGAACAGGCAGCTGGCTATTTAGCAAAGCTAGAAAAGCTGTCTCAGCCAGAGTTTATACCTTGTTGTGGGCTGAGATCAGTAATCGAACACCTTGTCAATAAACATTGTGAAGCTGCTGTCGTACCTATAGAAAATTCTGTAGAAGGAGGGGTTACCACAACATTAGATTCCTTATGGGCTCATCCAAATTTATTCATACAAAGAGCATTAGTTTTGCCAATTCGCCATGCATTTATTAGTAGTGGATCTCTTAATGAAATCACAGAAGTCTTGTCACACCCTCAAGCTCTTGCTCAATGCACAGATTGGTTGAGCAATAATGTTCCAAATGCTATTCAATTACCAACCAATTCCACTTCAGAAGCAGTAAGGATGGTTAAAGGTAGCAAATTCCGAGCTGCAATAGCATCCAAAACATCATCTGAAGTTGAAGGTCTTGAAAATATTGCTTACCCGATTAATGACGTAGCAGGGAATTGCACTAGATTTGTACTACTAACAAATCAGAAAAGCGATATAACAGGCGACATCGCAAGCTTTGCATTTTCTTTACATGCAAATAAGCCAGGTGCATTATTAAAAGCATTAACATGCATTGCTGATTTAGGTCTAAATATGAACCGAATAGAATCAAGGCCTTCAAAAAGAGAATTAGGCGAATATATTTTTTTCGTAGATATTGACTTACAAGAAAAGTCTATTGACACAAAAGATAGGCTCAACAAGCTGCTAAAACCTTTATGTGAAAATATTATTTATTTTGGTAGTTATGTAACTAGTGAAATGACTTTAGATTAAATTATCCTCTAGAGCGAAAAACTCCAAATTGCATAAGGCCAGTATGAAAGGCCCATCGCATTAATACAATTGTAGGCACTTCTCTAATTGCTTTAAAAAAAGATCCTAAACCCAAGTCAAAAAAAACATTTGGCCTTCGAATACCTTCAATAATTGAATCATTCCAAGAAGGTATCGTATATTTTGTCCAGTCATCAGTTTCGACTCTGCCTGCAGAGTAAATACTATCTGATAGATTATTTCTAAAACCATAAATAGTTGCAAAGTCTGGGTGAGACCATTGATTTAATAACTGTTTAAGAACTAAACTATTTAAAAATCCAATTTCTTTTTTCGCATAATCTCTTCTATTCCAATCAGCAACAGCCAAAACACCCCCTGGACGTAATACTCTAAGCATTTCATCAGCAAATAATTGTTTATTTAAAATATGAGGACCTGCTTCAACACTCCAAACCCCATCGAAACTTCCATCTTCGAATTTCAAATTAAGTGCATTCATGATTTCAAAGTGACATTTGAGCTCTTTTGGAGTTAATTGATTTGCTCTTTTTACTTGTTCGGAACTAATTGTTATACCAACAACATCAAATCCGTAGTCTTTAGCTAAAATCCTGGAACTTCCTCCAATACCACAACCAATATCAATAATACGAGAACCTTTAGGAAGAGTGGAAAGCCCACTCCAATGAGCTAACTTATGAACAAAATCTATCTTTGCCTGTCGAAAATCCTTCGTTTTATAAGAATTTTCATAATAACCAAGATGAATATGTTCACCCCACAATTTTTCTAGCAAGCGATCATTAGTCCATGAATCATATGCTGAAGAAACACTTTCAGAAGATTTATACTTTCTGTCATTAAATAGCCATAAAAATATTAAAGAAAGGACTAATAGAGAGACTATTGGCAATAAGAAAGCTATCATTAATTATTTTTCTGATCAGCATTAGATAGTGTTTCTTTTAATGCCGTTCGTGCAGCTAATTGTTTACGAGTAT is a window of Prochlorococcus marinus subsp. marinus str. CCMP1375 DNA encoding:
- the clpS gene encoding ATP-dependent Clp protease adapter ClpS, whose product is MVGNPGRGPGGAAVVDKQTERVRKTSPRYKVLLHNDPVNTMDYVVTTLRQVVPQLSEQDAMAVMLETHNTGIGLVITCDLEPAEFYSESLKGKGLTSTIEPES
- a CDS encoding ribonuclease HII — encoded protein: MKAYTAAGLDEVGRGALFGPVFAGAVILDNQAEDQLIDAGLKDSKKLSALKRSNLVPLIKKISHCWAIGQSSAREIDLLGIRNATEKAMIRAVHRLEKQPDVLLIDGCLNLRLWHGEQKTVIKGEDLYPSIAAASVLAKVARDDLIKRMAEKYPQYGLEKHVGYGTALHRAAISKFGKTKLHRKTFLSKIQ
- a CDS encoding CPBP family intramembrane glutamic endopeptidase; protein product: MSGLASKHSVRSFFRGFCWAGVLLVCILAPIFLGSWGDLVGGGISIANFINAVFLGIGVGFAEELVFRSWLWGEANLLVGASKGIFLQAGIFSLAHLSALIKSDLSFVELISLLIGLFLLGLVLALRRILDNGSLSGCIGLHGGLVGLWFLIDADLIEILPTTPTWIVGPGSVTPNPIGGLIGIVCLALTLFCYRTAFAIAERPSNGARNASAKGATP
- a CDS encoding DUF1997 domain-containing protein, which translates into the protein MSLAFNARQKIDLPVKTHIQRLPDYLLQQERVVGAMLDPKKLVSLGKGNFRYTVTSFKVFQLEVNPVVSIAVVNSEGRKLHMHATDSELDGLGIVDDFELMLDATLIATDTGLVGEAFLGVSVSQPPLLRLIPPKILESTGHSILNGILLGIKARVGQQLIQDFSSWCSEE
- the pheA gene encoding prephenate dehydratase — encoded protein: MPTQVAYLGPKGTYAEQAAGYLAKLEKLSQPEFIPCCGLRSVIEHLVNKHCEAAVVPIENSVEGGVTTTLDSLWAHPNLFIQRALVLPIRHAFISSGSLNEITEVLSHPQALAQCTDWLSNNVPNAIQLPTNSTSEAVRMVKGSKFRAAIASKTSSEVEGLENIAYPINDVAGNCTRFVLLTNQKSDITGDIASFAFSLHANKPGALLKALTCIADLGLNMNRIESRPSKRELGEYIFFVDIDLQEKSIDTKDRLNKLLKPLCENIIYFGSYVTSEMTLD
- a CDS encoding LL-diaminopimelate aminotransferase, coding for MVQVNSNYLKLKAGYLFPEISRRVNAFCELNPTASLIRLGIGDVTEPLPQACCKAMKTAIEEMGSTSGFRGYGPEQGYLWLREAIAKNDFQSRGCQISADEIFVSDGSKCDSSNILDILGTGNKIAVTDPVYPVYVDSNVMAGQTGIAASSGHYEGLVYIPLNAENGFEAELPSEPVDLIYLCFPNNPTGAVASKVQLTKWVEYAKKNHALILFDAAYESFIQDPLLPHSIFEIDGATDCAIEFRSFSKNAGFTGTRCAFTVIPKSLKGKTLDGAEVDFWSLWNRRQSTKFNGVSYIVQRGAEAVYSLEGQSQTNKLVSFYMKNAEIIRKQLTLAGYKIYGGKHAPYVWLEAPTEMDSWQFFDHLLNKANIVGTPGSGFGVAGEGYFRLSAFNSRSNVEEAMRRITSI
- a CDS encoding methyltransferase domain-containing protein, translating into MIAFLLPIVSLLVLSLIFLWLFNDRKYKSSESVSSAYDSWTNDRLLEKLWGEHIHLGYYENSYKTKDFRQAKIDFVHKLAHWSGLSTLPKGSRIIDIGCGIGGSSRILAKDYGFDVVGITISSEQVKRANQLTPKELKCHFEIMNALNLKFEDGSFDGVWSVEAGPHILNKQLFADEMLRVLRPGGVLAVADWNRRDYAKKEIGFLNSLVLKQLLNQWSHPDFATIYGFRNNLSDSIYSAGRVETDDWTKYTIPSWNDSIIEGIRRPNVFFDLGLGSFFKAIREVPTIVLMRWAFHTGLMQFGVFRSRG
- a CDS encoding TIGR03960 family B12-binding radical SAM protein, with amino-acid sequence MTASVSSGAKYKHLGEPIHFETLVDVDIHQPGQYMGHELGVEEKNWHESNVRWVLSYPETYQVGASNLGHIILYSILNTIPGQICDRAYLPGIDLAQRLREKSIPLFAVESRCALKNFDIVGFSLSYELGATNILEMLDLAGIDLYSNKRKDLPLNDPSSLPLIFAGGPTATSNPEPYANFFDFFALGDGEELLPEIGLIIAQSKKLGVKRSQALLNLAEIPGVYVPSLYQQSKDCASIKPSHTSAPKRIIRRVAQPIPYYSMGLVSNVETVHDRLTIEIRRGCTRGCRFCQPGMLTRPARDVEPKEVIEAVENGMKKTGYSDFSLLSLSCSDYLSLPEVGVELRNRLGEKNITLQLPSQRVDRFDDNIAHILGGSRQAGLTFAPEAGTQRLRNIINKGLTNDELLNGIRKAMEHQYKKVKLYFMIGLPGELDEDIQGIAQTCKWLQEQCQDIGRLKLNITISNFTPKPHTPFQWHSVATTELLRRQQILKDAISDFKIRNIKVNFTDVRISAIEDFLGRGDRRLGSVIESAWRSGAGMDAWFESQDRAYNAWTTAISKAGFANELRKLEMGNWGNVKTLDEKNDLINFCAQPLPWDHIDTGIDKDWLIKDLQQALNATVVPDCSFYKCSSCGVCGPELGHNKVITPTSIPPIQDSKLPQTQKACRIRIQFEKAKPMHLISHLDLIRLLERALRRSNLPISYTGGFHPLPRLQVALALPLGIEGLGEWMDMDFFEDINATSMKDELQKYLPKGIKLIQAQAIPVSKTSLSQELVQANWSFKLENSSKQKPESKKWVDTIQTILNSKELIWIDKDKKGRKRERDFRPELKSLFITKFQSDKSNSKQIISIELKSLISPIGKSIKPIHVKHWLEKATEKELKITDIQRNELVLKKC
- a CDS encoding Rne/Rng family ribonuclease; amino-acid sequence: MPQKIIIAEQERIAALLTDGRVDKLIVAQCHYQIGDIYLGIIENVKPGIDAAFVNIGPSEKNGFLNVNDLGPLRSKQTAASINELLRPSQPVLVQVLKEPTGNKGPRLTGNISLPGRYLVLQPTGQGVNVSRQINTETERNRLKALGVLIKPPGTGLTVRSEAAEVTEELIIDDLENLLKKWELIQQTRDRANPPSLLSRDEDFIHRVLRDNTNSDLSEVIVETTEASDKAKRFLTPSNKNVTVECLSESVNLLQHYQIDIAILNALKPRVDLPSGGYIIIEPTEALTVIDVNSGSFASANSSETVLWTNCEAAIEIARQLKLRNIGGIIIVDFIDMDSRRDQLQLLEYFTSAIKDDSSRPKISQLTELGLVELTRKRQGQNIYELFSKECSACSGLGHISNIPQKNQIQPSALNLGLVESTPVLQNEVKLNNNNKSKNNDQNELSDSINLSKNVNRDNNLDQPIIKQEQIEIKMNEDEEYVFSSLGLNPTLMLDNQTNHENLSIQIIKAESHKKITTNKTEEKQSSSEIKKEKGNSRVFSSLEEDEESILDDSNKDNELVSDSSKQDEINNQIETSVELINSQSTSIDPESSEQDLEETRRRRRRSSAAN